One part of the Desulfonema ishimotonii genome encodes these proteins:
- the speB gene encoding agmatinase — translation MIKPENFIPFGGNEIQPTDAERARIVILPLCYEHAPSYGTGSEDGPYHLLMASEQLEAMDEETLINWGTLGIHTLPPLFPSGDPETAVMQMKRAAEKVLREKKFLLSLGGDHAISIGPVMAAAETYPGIGILQIDAHLDLRDEWNGSRYNHACIMRRIIEKTGAPVAQVGIRSFSPEEVEYVQQQKLRPFYAHDIDPRDDTWIGEVLCALPDTVYITVDLDGLDPSVIPGTGTPEPGGLTYRQLIRLIRAVGREKNVVAADINELAKIPGTQVSEFTAAKIATKLFVYCL, via the coding sequence ATGATAAAGCCGGAAAATTTTATCCCCTTTGGCGGAAATGAAATCCAGCCCACTGATGCTGAGCGGGCGCGGATCGTGATTCTGCCGCTCTGTTATGAACATGCACCGTCCTACGGGACCGGCAGTGAGGACGGGCCGTACCACCTGCTGATGGCCTCTGAGCAGCTGGAGGCGATGGACGAGGAGACGCTGATCAACTGGGGAACGCTTGGTATTCACACCCTGCCGCCTCTTTTCCCGTCCGGTGATCCGGAAACCGCTGTGATGCAGATGAAGCGTGCGGCGGAAAAGGTGCTGCGCGAAAAGAAATTCCTCCTCTCCCTGGGCGGCGATCACGCCATTTCGATCGGTCCGGTCATGGCGGCCGCCGAAACATATCCGGGCATCGGGATTCTCCAGATAGATGCCCATCTCGATCTCAGGGATGAATGGAACGGGAGCCGGTACAATCACGCCTGTATCATGCGCCGGATTATTGAAAAAACCGGTGCGCCCGTGGCACAGGTGGGGATTCGGTCCTTTTCCCCGGAAGAGGTCGAATATGTGCAGCAACAGAAGCTGCGGCCCTTTTATGCCCACGACATCGACCCCCGTGATGACACATGGATCGGTGAAGTCCTCTGCGCCCTGCCGGACACGGTCTACATCACCGTTGATCTGGACGGGCTGGACCCGTCCGTCATTCCCGGCACCGGAACGCCTGAGCCGGGCGGACTGACCTACCGGCAGCTGATCCGGCTCATCCGGGCAGTGGGCCGTGAAAAAAATGTGGTGGCGGCCGACATCAACGAACTGGCCAAGATACCGGGAACCCAGGTGTCCGAGTTCACGGCAGCAAAGATCGCCACCAAGCTGTTTGTTTATTGTCTGTAG
- a CDS encoding pyruvoyl-dependent arginine decarboxylase has translation MYVPRYMFFTKGVGTAKEKLASFENSLRSARIAHLNLVTVSSIFPPYCKILDVDEGIRFLEPGEITHCVLARQEIQEAGRRIVASIGLALPAENGHYGYISEHHGFGQTEAVAGEYAEDLAASMLASTLGIEFDPDKDYDERREVYKMSGKIVESQHFSQGAIGAENGLWTTVVAAAVFVK, from the coding sequence ATGTATGTACCGAGATATATGTTTTTTACAAAAGGTGTGGGGACTGCCAAGGAAAAGCTGGCGTCTTTTGAAAATTCGCTGCGCAGTGCCAGAATCGCACACCTGAACCTTGTGACAGTGTCGTCCATATTCCCGCCATATTGTAAAATACTGGATGTTGATGAGGGGATCAGATTTCTCGAACCCGGCGAAATCACCCATTGTGTGCTGGCGAGACAGGAAATTCAGGAAGCGGGCAGGCGGATTGTCGCCAGCATCGGCCTTGCCTTGCCTGCGGAGAACGGCCACTACGGGTATATTTCAGAGCATCACGGCTTCGGTCAGACTGAGGCTGTGGCCGGCGAATATGCCGAGGATCTGGCGGCCTCCATGCTGGCCAGCACGCTGGGAATTGAGTTTGACCCGGACAAGGACTATGACGAACGCCGGGAAGTCTATAAAATGTCCGGTAAGATCGTCGAATCCCAGCACTTCAGCCAGGGCGCTATCGGCGCGGAAAACGGGCTGTGGACAACGGTGGTGGCGGCGGCCGTCTTTGTAAAATAG
- the ubiE gene encoding bifunctional demethylmenaquinone methyltransferase/2-methoxy-6-polyprenyl-1,4-benzoquinol methylase UbiE, translating into MLKEKDITQIGFKTIARTEKTRWVRHQFDAVAKRYDLMNTLLSFGIHHLWKRTAIKMLSLKPGHGVLDLCGGTGDLAVAAGKITGPTGRVVLYDINREMMSAGKSKPAHAGLRRRIAYVEGDAEQMALPDNAFDAAIVGFGIRNLTDMEKGFREMYRVLKPGGTMVCLEFSRPTIPLFRWCYDMYSFHIMPCLGQLLTGSREAYTYLPESIRLFPLPDKLKAKLEEIGFHNVTFRKLTNGVAVIHRGVK; encoded by the coding sequence ATGTTAAAAGAAAAAGATATCACCCAGATCGGATTTAAAACCATTGCCAGAACTGAAAAAACCAGATGGGTCCGACACCAGTTTGACGCTGTTGCCAAACGGTACGACCTGATGAATACCCTGCTCAGCTTCGGCATTCATCACCTCTGGAAGCGGACCGCCATAAAGATGCTCAGCCTGAAACCGGGGCACGGGGTACTCGACCTGTGCGGCGGAACCGGCGATCTGGCCGTAGCCGCCGGTAAGATCACAGGCCCCACAGGCCGGGTCGTCCTCTACGACATCAACCGGGAGATGATGAGTGCCGGAAAATCCAAACCGGCCCATGCCGGACTCCGCAGACGCATCGCCTATGTGGAGGGGGATGCGGAGCAGATGGCGCTGCCGGACAACGCCTTTGATGCGGCCATTGTCGGCTTCGGCATCCGAAACCTGACGGATATGGAAAAAGGATTCAGGGAGATGTACCGGGTACTGAAGCCCGGCGGCACAATGGTCTGCCTGGAATTCTCAAGACCGACCATCCCCCTGTTCCGGTGGTGTTATGACATGTATTCGTTTCACATCATGCCCTGCCTCGGCCAGTTGCTGACCGGTTCCAGGGAAGCCTACACCTATCTGCCCGAATCCATCCGCCTGTTTCCCCTGCCGGATAAGCTGAAGGCAAAACTGGAGGAGATCGGCTTCCACAACGTCACCTTCCGGAAGCTGACCAACGGGGTGGCTGTGATTCACCGGGGCGTTAAATAA
- a CDS encoding DUF1722 domain-containing protein, with translation MSEKNRGHKTLSPKLMRIWDIHPGYLNRQSLLGEHRELHGMASIILHNKKGYSRHPETLRWKPHLSGLIMRHEFLVAEMALRGYNHRSPLDRETGAVSWPEIFIDPPGGQFRILKEKYKDREEGRIPLPGSAQALWAHHKYSVLARDPEYYRRIGPALSGPAPRLSFDRLAEMLVRLMRQPPPRGRLINALMHMWGYVSDMENRETGKKLPDHPADALHRIRQLALENHADYLVRSTALSDLSVWTAAAV, from the coding sequence ATGTCAGAAAAAAACAGAGGTCATAAAACCCTCAGTCCAAAGCTTATGAGAATATGGGATATCCATCCGGGCTATCTGAACCGCCAGAGTCTTCTGGGAGAACACCGGGAGCTTCATGGCATGGCCTCGATTATTCTGCACAACAAAAAGGGGTATTCCCGGCACCCGGAAACCCTGCGGTGGAAACCCCATCTGTCCGGCCTGATCATGCGCCATGAATTTCTGGTCGCGGAAATGGCGCTCCGGGGCTACAACCACCGCAGCCCCCTTGACCGGGAGACCGGAGCAGTATCGTGGCCGGAGATCTTCATCGACCCGCCCGGTGGCCAGTTCCGGATTCTGAAGGAAAAATACAAGGACCGGGAGGAGGGCAGAATTCCCCTGCCCGGCTCGGCCCAGGCGCTCTGGGCCCATCACAAATACTCTGTTCTGGCCCGTGATCCCGAATATTACCGCAGGATCGGCCCGGCCCTTTCCGGCCCCGCGCCCCGGCTCTCCTTTGACAGGCTGGCCGAAATGCTGGTCCGTCTTATGCGTCAGCCCCCGCCCCGGGGCAGGCTGATCAACGCCCTGATGCACATGTGGGGCTATGTGTCAGATATGGAAAACCGGGAAACCGGAAAAAAGCTCCCGGATCACCCGGCCGATGCCCTTCACCGCATTCGGCAACTGGCACTGGAAAACCATGCGGACTACCTTGTCCGCTCCACAGCCCTGAGCGATCTCAGCGTTTGGACAGCAGCGGCAGTATGA
- a CDS encoding AI-2E family transporter has translation MTDLKLSDPLLRKIIYSVGIMGVIAFGFYTFSLFKGGLGLLLDVLTPFIAAFLLAYILAPVVIMLQRHLRLGRFMGTLALYMIIFIAVFLLLAFLIPTVLTEFIRLFNAMKTGIPPLLNKLSQSSYLNVDAELITVLQDKIREIHVDYEKIISTILPSLRKVASGGLQAVELATRGLFTGVGSVVSFFSFIIFVGIINFYFIVDWENISPVIRKMVPPERRDRAFDILEKVDTAVGGFLRGQLTVSAIVGSLFAVGLFGMGFIGFPALRNYCILIGTAAAIGGFIPYLGAVMGVTPAIIIILMTTGVAWSVKLISLGSVLVLFSAIQAIEGFVLQPKIVGKGAGLHPLAVMFALLFGAQFGIGGMIIAVPAASIIRVLFREFYWLPIERREAALITQEPAED, from the coding sequence ATGACTGATCTGAAGCTTTCCGACCCCTTGTTACGAAAAATTATCTATTCGGTCGGCATCATGGGCGTCATCGCCTTCGGGTTTTACACGTTCAGCCTTTTCAAAGGTGGCCTTGGTCTGCTGCTGGATGTGCTGACCCCGTTTATTGCGGCCTTTCTGCTGGCCTATATCCTGGCCCCCGTTGTCATCATGCTTCAGCGGCATCTGAGACTGGGGCGCTTCATGGGAACGCTCGCGCTTTATATGATCATCTTTATCGCCGTCTTCCTGCTGCTCGCATTCCTGATTCCCACAGTGCTGACAGAGTTTATCCGGCTTTTCAATGCCATGAAGACAGGGATTCCCCCGCTGCTGAACAAATTGTCCCAGAGTTCTTATCTGAATGTGGATGCGGAACTCATCACGGTTCTCCAGGATAAGATCAGAGAGATACACGTTGACTATGAAAAAATCATCTCCACCATCCTGCCGAGCCTCAGAAAAGTCGCATCCGGGGGGCTTCAGGCCGTGGAGCTTGCGACCAGAGGCCTCTTCACCGGCGTCGGGTCCGTGGTCAGCTTTTTCTCATTCATCATTTTTGTGGGCATTATCAACTTTTACTTTATTGTGGACTGGGAGAACATCAGCCCCGTCATTCGCAAAATGGTGCCCCCGGAGCGGCGTGACCGGGCGTTTGACATACTGGAAAAGGTGGACACTGCGGTCGGCGGCTTTCTGCGGGGGCAGCTGACCGTCTCCGCCATTGTCGGGTCGCTGTTCGCGGTCGGACTTTTCGGAATGGGGTTTATCGGCTTTCCGGCCCTGCGGAACTACTGCATCCTGATCGGCACGGCTGCGGCCATCGGCGGTTTTATCCCGTATCTCGGCGCGGTGATGGGCGTCACCCCGGCCATTATCATCATCCTGATGACCACCGGCGTGGCCTGGAGTGTCAAACTCATCAGCCTCGGCTCGGTACTGGTGCTGTTCAGCGCCATACAGGCCATTGAGGGCTTTGTGCTTCAGCCCAAAATCGTGGGGAAAGGGGCGGGCCTGCATCCGCTGGCAGTGATGTTCGCCCTGCTTTTCGGAGCCCAGTTCGGCATCGGCGGCATGATTATCGCGGTTCCTGCCGCCAGCATCATCCGGGTGCTGTTCCGGGAGTTTTACTGGCTTCCCATTGAACGGCGGGAGGCGGCCCTCATTACACAGGAACCTGCTGAGGACTGA
- a CDS encoding ATP-binding protein, with amino-acid sequence MKLRRLELNNIGCFGEKSFDFSDLTVVFGENRTGKSTLVYALFFALFGQHLNSGLKMTDLCRKGEKSGTSALWFGDGPDEYQLCQFTNRLPKLFQKGTGEMPWQPLSLNDTSALKNHIPLSAEIASLGSFFRESELIYFLQDMPRYNKTLLQNLVGMDEALILRSRFKKALGKAREVRKAIQNAAPKKGSDPLNLELTRRQLASAEKELRETETAYAASLDTRLPNPAVFMLLQQQHDEKQKHCEALLRQKEKLPSAAALAEQKAALESQIRPEKQITDHLALLRQRLGEYIQKEKQIRLRLERLKSLESEPSCPICGQTVTRQRISDLTAELDRLAEKAARHRKQIEAGLEKIAVQRKEKETTQAALDQVRRQIREQHDADTRLAELKAQTEGLKSDLKQFEAIGSGDLRDAGAKYQVRADIERRRAFLQKEVIRHQVAIRQYDDHVKRVGENRKHLAEAEQKVLICSTAWQAADDAIQSLGSRLLEKVRESIQNWTAHFTFLNRFDIQMTDRELLPVIQARGYQYKLNQMSKSERIFLYLMLKLAIGDALGHLGIFVLDDPADGLDIRRKQTLAYLLAEVSRRRQVIVTTNDMAFAELFPGGSRIDLDACEDAASG; translated from the coding sequence ATGAAGCTCCGCAGACTTGAACTGAACAATATCGGCTGCTTCGGGGAGAAGTCGTTTGACTTTTCCGACCTGACCGTCGTCTTCGGTGAAAACCGGACCGGCAAGTCCACCCTGGTCTACGCCCTGTTTTTCGCCCTGTTCGGCCAGCATCTCAACAGCGGTCTGAAGATGACCGATCTGTGCCGGAAAGGAGAGAAATCCGGCACATCCGCCCTCTGGTTCGGAGACGGCCCGGACGAATATCAGCTCTGCCAGTTCACGAACCGGCTGCCGAAGCTTTTTCAGAAGGGAACAGGGGAGATGCCGTGGCAGCCCCTGTCGCTCAACGATACAAGTGCTCTGAAAAACCATATTCCCCTTTCTGCCGAAATCGCTTCGCTGGGCTCTTTTTTCAGGGAGAGTGAGCTGATCTATTTTCTGCAGGACATGCCCCGGTACAACAAAACGCTTCTGCAAAATCTGGTGGGAATGGACGAGGCGCTCATTCTCCGTTCCCGCTTCAAAAAAGCCCTGGGAAAGGCCAGAGAGGTCAGAAAGGCCATTCAGAACGCGGCCCCGAAAAAAGGGAGCGATCCCCTCAACCTCGAACTGACCCGGCGTCAGCTGGCGTCAGCGGAAAAGGAGCTCCGGGAGACCGAGACGGCCTATGCGGCATCGCTGGACACCCGGCTGCCCAATCCCGCCGTTTTCATGCTGCTGCAACAGCAGCATGATGAAAAACAGAAACACTGTGAGGCGCTGCTGAGACAAAAAGAAAAACTGCCGTCGGCAGCGGCTCTGGCGGAGCAAAAGGCAGCCCTGGAATCACAGATCCGCCCGGAAAAGCAGATCACGGACCATCTGGCATTACTCCGGCAGCGGCTGGGGGAGTATATCCAGAAGGAAAAACAGATCCGCCTGCGGCTGGAGCGGCTGAAAAGCCTGGAATCCGAGCCGTCCTGTCCCATCTGCGGCCAGACGGTGACCCGGCAGCGGATTTCAGATCTGACCGCAGAGCTGGACCGGCTGGCGGAAAAGGCCGCCCGGCACCGGAAGCAGATCGAAGCGGGGCTGGAGAAAATCGCGGTTCAGCGCAAAGAAAAAGAGACGACTCAGGCCGCCCTTGATCAGGTACGCCGCCAGATCCGTGAACAGCATGATGCAGACACCCGGCTGGCGGAACTGAAGGCCCAGACTGAAGGCCTGAAATCAGATCTGAAACAGTTTGAAGCCATCGGCTCCGGTGATCTCAGGGACGCCGGTGCGAAGTATCAGGTCAGGGCGGATATTGAGCGCCGCCGGGCCTTTCTGCAAAAAGAGGTGATCCGCCACCAGGTGGCGATCCGGCAATATGACGATCATGTGAAGCGGGTCGGGGAGAACCGGAAGCATCTGGCCGAGGCGGAACAGAAAGTGCTGATTTGCAGCACGGCCTGGCAGGCGGCAGATGACGCCATTCAGTCCCTGGGAAGCAGGCTGCTGGAAAAGGTCCGGGAGAGCATTCAGAACTGGACCGCCCATTTCACATTCCTGAACCGCTTTGACATTCAGATGACCGACCGCGAACTGCTGCCGGTCATTCAGGCCAGAGGCTATCAGTACAAGCTGAACCAGATGAGCAAGAGCGAGCGGATTTTTCTCTACCTGATGCTGAAGCTCGCCATCGGTGACGCTTTGGGCCATCTGGGGATTTTCGTTCTGGATGACCCGGCAGACGGGCTGGACATCAGGCGTAAGCAGACCCTTGCCTACCTGCTGGCCGAAGTCTCCCGCAGGCGGCAGGTGATCGTGACGACCAACGACATGGCCTTTGCGGAACTGTTTCCGGGCGGCTCGCGGATTGATCTCGACGCCTGTGAGGACGCCGCCAGCGGATAA
- a CDS encoding class II fructose-bisphosphate aldolase yields the protein MTDFERALKVGRTPNVAKLFPNSKALIVSGKFIDLAMLQKGNAICMAANGRNHFVLRGVLKAAQRANSALIIEIARSESTYCAVNFWNIARQVDAVCNELGITIPVAIHADHYGIKKDADIGPAKVEIPTMLDAGITSIAIDASHMPDDHNLLASIEIIRNAVPAWVGLETEVGEIKGKEGLSTAEEALFLIQGLNAHGIFPNWIALNNGTTHGIEVSGQGIQVELTAEIHAALEKYNVSGAQHGTSGNSSDRLREIARLTRTTKANVATALQMISWGLEVNDYGNAILTDDGEFIKVRGEGMTEEAWMEMVAYAADKGWSGGNYKKLNLPFENRLLGQPAEVRERMVSRVEEFACNMMINVFNSQDTADILTDAILKADTYDPGPKATRIEDPGEWTPEKIAARARSVCSDKGPEGDFDD from the coding sequence ATGACAGATTTTGAGAGAGCACTGAAGGTTGGCCGTACACCCAATGTCGCAAAACTGTTCCCAAATTCAAAGGCCCTGATCGTCAGCGGGAAGTTCATTGACCTGGCCATGCTTCAGAAAGGCAATGCCATCTGCATGGCGGCCAATGGCCGGAATCACTTCGTGCTGCGGGGCGTGTTAAAGGCCGCCCAGCGGGCCAATTCCGCACTGATCATCGAGATTGCCCGCTCTGAAAGCACCTATTGTGCTGTCAATTTCTGGAACATCGCCCGCCAGGTTGACGCGGTCTGCAATGAGCTGGGCATTACCATCCCGGTTGCCATCCACGCGGATCACTACGGCATCAAAAAAGATGCGGATATCGGACCTGCAAAGGTGGAAATCCCCACCATGCTCGATGCGGGCATCACCTCCATTGCCATCGACGCCTCCCACATGCCCGATGATCACAATCTGCTCGCCAGCATCGAGATCATCCGAAACGCCGTACCCGCGTGGGTCGGTCTGGAAACCGAGGTCGGGGAGATCAAGGGCAAGGAAGGGCTGTCCACGGCTGAGGAGGCCCTGTTTCTCATTCAGGGGCTGAACGCCCACGGCATCTTTCCCAACTGGATCGCCCTCAATAACGGCACGACCCACGGCATCGAGGTCAGCGGCCAGGGTATTCAGGTGGAACTGACGGCAGAAATCCACGCGGCCCTTGAAAAATACAACGTTTCCGGTGCCCAGCACGGCACATCGGGGAACAGCTCGGACCGGCTCCGTGAGATCGCCCGGCTGACCCGGACCACCAAGGCCAATGTGGCCACAGCCCTTCAGATGATCTCCTGGGGGCTGGAGGTCAACGACTACGGCAATGCCATCCTGACCGATGACGGGGAATTTATCAAGGTCAGAGGCGAGGGCATGACCGAAGAGGCCTGGATGGAAATGGTTGCCTATGCGGCGGACAAAGGCTGGTCGGGCGGCAATTACAAAAAGCTGAACCTGCCCTTTGAGAACAGGCTCCTGGGACAGCCTGCCGAGGTGCGGGAGCGCATGGTCAGCCGTGTGGAGGAATTTGCCTGTAACATGATGATCAATGTGTTCAATTCTCAGGATACCGCCGATATTCTCACTGACGCGATTCTGAAAGCCGATACTTACGATCCCGGACCCAAAGCCACACGGATTGAAGATCCGGGCGAATGGACGCCGGAGAAGATCGCAGCGCGGGCCAGGTCCGTTTGCAGCGACAAGGGGCCGGAAGGGGATTTTGACGATTAA